The Pseudomonas berkeleyensis genome includes a region encoding these proteins:
- a CDS encoding DUF2845 domain-containing protein, which yields MPVAIRCVLGGVLAFSLLPVAEASMRCGTALIYEGERSVEVLRKCGEPDQREVTPPSSQQGGGVTVEQWVYGPRNGVYRYLRFLDGKLVEIRTER from the coding sequence ATGCCGGTTGCGATCCGTTGTGTGCTGGGAGGCGTTCTGGCGTTTTCACTGTTGCCGGTGGCCGAGGCCTCCATGCGCTGTGGGACTGCGCTGATCTATGAGGGAGAGCGCAGTGTCGAGGTGCTGCGCAAGTGTGGTGAGCCCGACCAGCGTGAGGTGACACCACCCAGTAGCCAGCAGGGCGGCGGAGTGACGGTCGAGCAATGGGTATATGGGCCACGCAATGGGGTCTATCGCTACCTGCGTTTCCTCGACGGCAAGCTTGTCGAAATCAGGACTGAGCGGTGA
- a CDS encoding YceK/YidQ family lipoprotein, translating to MRRRLPLIVLLVLSLSGCATVRTLDAAKPGAPVVYAGTRLDWYSLNGGCCPLDRFGAEAPRHAALDLPASVLLDTLLLPFSLATALGVRLGVSGGL from the coding sequence ATGAGACGGCGTCTGCCGCTCATTGTGCTGCTGGTGCTGAGCCTCAGTGGCTGCGCCACGGTGCGCACGCTGGATGCCGCCAAGCCGGGGGCGCCAGTGGTTTACGCCGGTACGCGACTGGATTGGTACAGCCTCAATGGCGGCTGCTGCCCATTGGATCGTTTCGGTGCCGAGGCGCCACGCCATGCGGCGCTGGATCTGCCAGCCAGCGTGCTGCTCGACACCTTGCTGCTGCCGTTTTCCCTGGCTACCGCACTGGGCGTTCGATTGGGTGTAAGCGGCGGATTATAG